The Penaeus chinensis breed Huanghai No. 1 chromosome 29, ASM1920278v2, whole genome shotgun sequence genome window below encodes:
- the LOC125040768 gene encoding histone H2AX-like — MRVKKAKKSTSKAAEAVKRHTKQQKAGLILPVARIERYLRAGQWNPRTSPLSAVYIAAALEHVLRRILALSMAWADAMHRVRITPLIVALAVRADPELNALLGDAMFKDARPAEYVL; from the coding sequence ATGCGAGTGAAGAAGGCCAAGAAAAGTACGAGCAAGGCGGCAGAGGCCGTGAAGCGGCACACGAAGCAGCAGAAGGCCGGTTTGATCCTCCCGGTCGCCCGCATCGAGCGCTACTTGCGGGCGGGGCAGTGGAACCCGCGGACGAGCCCCCTCTCGGCGGTGTACATCGCTGCCGCCCTGGAGCACGTCCTGCGGCGGATCCTGGCCCTGTCCATGGCGTGGGCCGACGCCATGCACCGCGTCCGCATCACGCCGCTCATCGTCGCGCTCGCCGTCAGGGCTGACCCTGAGCTCAACGCCCTGCTCGGCGACGCGATGTTCAAGGACGCCCGCCCGGCGGAGTACGTCctctaa
- the LOC125040767 gene encoding uncharacterized protein DDB_G0271670-like, translated as MVFYYICHRKLDRPTSLPLDVAEHYGRILSAGRDREAPSGTQEDPGLSTQPNKSPVMNGKSLPFIPPRFPSQPSGSGLIKPSEYLRSLGDTGGNGNGIYGTNGHSNTMPHSNSNSISHSSSASLSSGSVRSQHSFVETSAALQQTEATMSSSSSSSSPASSPSSSSTSSSHDTIDNHSSATVSPPVSMPPGPLPAIPEATEEEAPRPVSVAPPPPPAPPAPPANTMPLRSNSNAGSNNNSSSNGSNSKTMLPTISVTDLQSVQLRKTETKVSRANNVPLKTPMSPEPAFTSAKDNVIAELKMGVDISGIKKMKSERAREEERHGVMEKEELKRQFSAVNFVDQVPDVDNAGNRIPEWKRQMLARKAAERAKKEAEEQRVQEAEEKRLQAIPLWKRQLLMRREDESKRGNLYTPKVEDVKKIRVPTSPLDLSRLTKKEMEDTQSQYSPRSSSGDSVDSPRSNGESADASNTITLVTPAVVTKIISPCHVEDDDEPQIPWRTNLRKTNSKLSLLD; from the exons Atggtattttattatattt GCCACAGGAAGCTCGATAGGCCTACGTCCCTGCCCTTGGACGTCGCCGAGCACTACGGCAGGATCTTGTCCgctgggagggacagggaggccCCTTCGGGCACGCAGGAGGACCCGGGGTTGTCGACGCAGCCCAATAAGTCCCCGGTCATGAACGGGAAGTCGCTGCCCTTCATTCCTCCGCGGTTCCCCTCGCAGCCCTCGGGCTCAGGACTCATCAAGCCCTCGGAGTACCTGCGTTCCCTCGGGGACACGGGCGGCAACGGGAATGGCATTTACGGCACCAACGGCCACAGCAACACCATGCCGcacagcaatagcaacagcatCAGTCACAGCAGCAGCGCCAGCCTCAGCAGTGGCAGCGTCCGATCTCAGCACTCCTTCGTCGAAACCAGTGCCGCGCTACAGCAGACGGAAGCCACaatgtcgtcgtcatcgtcgtcatcatcgccggcatcgtcaccgtcatcgtcgTCGACGTCGTCGTCTCATGATACCATAGATAACCACAGTAGCGCCACGGTCTCGCCCCCCGTGTCCATGCCCCCCGGCCCCCTCCCGGCCATCCCAGAGGCCACAGAAGAGGAAGCTCCCAGGCCCGTCTCCGTggcccccccgcctccccctgctcccccggCGCCGCCCGCCAACACAATGCCTCTCAGGAGCAACTCCAACGccggcagcaacaacaacagcagtagcaacgGCAGCAACAGCAAGACCATGCTCCCGACCATCAGCGTGACGGACCTCCAGAGCGTGCAGCTGAGGAAGACGGAGACGAAGGTGTCGAGAGCGAACAACGTGCCCCTGAAGACGCCCATGT CTCCCGAGCCGGCCTTCACCTCTGCCAAGGATAACGTCATAGCCGAGCTGAAGATGGGCGTCGACATCTCGGGAATCAAGAAGATGAAGTCGGAGCGAgccagggaagaggagaggcacgGAGTCATGGAGAAGGAGGAGCTCAAGCGGCAGTTCTCTGCTGTTAATTTCGTTGATCAG GTCCCCGACGTGGACAACGCCGGCAACCGTATCCCCGAGTGGAAGAGGCAGATGCTGGCCCGAAAGGCGGCCGAGCGGGctaagaaggaggcggaggagcagcGCGTGCAAGAGGCCGAGGAGAAGCGGCTGCAGGCCATCCCGCTGTGGAAGAGGCAGCTGCTCATGAGGCGCGAGGATGAGAGCAAGCG AGGCAACCTGTATACCCCAAAGGTCGAGGATGTGAAGAAGATTCGAGTGCCCACCTCGCCGCTGGACCTCTCCCGCCTGAccaagaaggagatggaggacacTCAATCCCAATACTCTCCACGCAGCAGCAGCGGAGATTCAGTGGACTCTCCGCGGAGCAATGGAGAGTCAGCGGACGCGTCCAACACCATAACTTTAGTCACACCAGCCGTAGTCACCAAGATAATTAGTCCTTGTCATGTAGAAGACGATGACGAACCGCAGATTCCTTGGCGGACGAACCTAAGGAAAACCAATAGTAAATTGAGCTTGCTAGATTAG
- the LOC125040738 gene encoding uncharacterized protein LOC125040738 isoform X2, with product MLKAVLWLEAVMLLVVAGTTAVEARPEDALSRVVGVQQGLWTVPSNQVFLRYNFSVRESEPVPTLFNYTICYWIRGERSSSLFVHVSYAVSDLDANNILLYQGHDRLLAFINGVYQSSSQAREFPFVAGVWHHLCHVVEEEDYAVYWGGKEFLSGSLVGVPGAPLNGSLVIGQEQDRYGGKFDRYQALFGEIGQLNIWDRRLSLAEMAHMAACRSSDRGNVFSLDTADMEVVGNVSDTRVELGHFCRETVHYVVLPEWLTFASALALCRLIGGTMPAPSSSHGNDVLLKNAEPFMDSCAPESNWKYWLGIVKQKESDTWVNVESGEEVHYLNFAKPYPMRGDLYQCVVLLDDGTWANHRCSLKKCAMCHLPTPSLLYLRGFCFDIDYQRKFRVDKYFGGRLVFRGHEDLFIFWSEGDESWRLHDMDRNVTVARTEQVGRNSYPVGTHRWVAVEQVCDMQKGSVFEMILSKCTDDLFVCSSGDCIERSLRCNLWNDCSDGSDEENCDVVAIGSSYQPHLPPRGPTDAALTLTPTVTLSRIAKIDEIAMSVTLEFFVTLAWRDERLSFRHLTPGKETPIPATQADRMWIPDFQLLDLEGGRPKVLDEKVMITTANNATLPMFNSIERDVTYPGTENVLTMTRQFNAKFTCLFNLHVYPFDKQECSINLRLSRAYQDRVSFSREGWRGSYTGPKELALYTVKGVAFRTTNDPRNELSLGFELHRRQGVILLSTFVPSVLLLLVSWAALFLKDLNVSANLSLTNLLVLYTLFSNLLRSVPDTAAVKMIDIWFFFAISLLFLNIMVIIFIDYAASFFLHAQVGKSAKDTSLEKKRERIMSLYRSVIPLAFSVFNVTYWWLVVFVYN from the exons ATGCTGAAGGCAGTTCTGTGGTTGGAAGCAGTAATGCTGTTAGTGGTGGCAGGGACAACAGCGGTTGAag CGAGACCGGAGGACGCCCTCAGCCGAGTGGTAGGCGTGCAACAAGGGCTCTGGACTGTGCCATCCAACCAGGTGTTCCTACGTTACAACTTCTCCGTGCGAGAGAGCGAGCCTGTCCCGACGCTTTTCAATTATACCATCTGCTACTGGATCAG AGGAGAAAGATCCTCGTCACTTTTCGTCCACGTTTCCTATGCCGTGAGTGATCTGGATGCCAACAACATTCTACTGT ATCAAGGACACGACCGACTCCTCGCTTTCATCAACGGCGTCTACCAGAGCAGTTCACAGGCACGCGAGTTCCCATTCGTGGCCGGCGTCTGGCATCACCTGTGCCATGTGGTAGAGGAAGAGGACTATGCCGTTTactggggagggaag GAATTTTTGAGCGGGTCATTAGTAGGTGTTCCTGGAGCGCCGCTGAATGGAAGTCTGGTCATTGgccaagaacaagacagatatGGCGGAAAATTCGATAGGTATCAG GCTCTGTTCGGGGAAATCGGTCAGCTCAACATCTGGGATCGACGGCTGTCACTCGCGGAGATGGCGCATATGGCGGCATGTCGCAGTTCAGACCGAGGAAACGTTTTCAGCTTGGACACGGCGGACATGGAGGTTGTTGGAAACGTTTCGGACACGAGGGTGGAGCTCGGCCACTTTTGCAG GGAGACGGTACACTATGTTGTGCTGCCCGAGTGGCTAACTTTCGCGTCAGCCCTGGCGCTGTGCCGGCTCATTGGGGGCACCATGCCAGCGCCGTCCTCAAGCCACGGCAATGACGTCCTTCTCAAGAACGCCGAGCCCTTCATGGACAGCTGCGCACCTGAATCGAATTGGAAATACTGGCTCGGGATTGTCAAACAGAAGGAGAGCGACACTTGGGTCAATGTAGAGAGCGGCGAGGAGGTGCACTACCTCAACTTTGCAAAGCCGTATCCAATGAGGGGCGATCTATACCAATGCGTGGTGCTCTTAGACGATGGCACTTGGGCGAATCACCGGTGCAGCCTCAAGAAATGCGCGATGTGCCACCTCCCGACTCCCAGTCTTCTGTACCTCAGGGGCTTCTGCTTCGACATAGATTATCAGAGGAAATTCCGGGTGGATAAGTATTTCGGCGGGCGTCTGGTGTTCCGCGGCCATGAGGATCTTTTCATCTTCTGGAGCGAAGGAGACGAATCGTGGCGCTTGCATGACATGGACCGGAATGTGACCGTGGCTCGAACGGAGCAAGTCGGACGCAACAGCTATCCTGTGGGGACTCATCGCTGGGTGGCCGTCGAGCAGGTCTGCGACATGCAGAAGGGAAGTGTTTTTGAAATGATTCTGTCAAAGTGCACGGACGACCTCTTCGTGTGCTCCTCGGGAGACTGTATCGAGCGAAGTCTTCGCTGTAACTTATGGAATGATTGTTCAGACGGCAGCGATGAAGAAAACTGCGACGTTGTTGCAATCGGGAGCAGTTACCAGCCCCATCTGCCTCCCCGAGGGCCCACGGACGCTGCACTCACCCTCACGCCCACTGTGACGCTGTCCCGCATTGCCAAAATCGATGAGATCGCCATGTCCGTCACGCTCGAGTTCTTCGTAACTCTTGCCTGGCGCGACGAGAGGCTCAGCTTCCGCCACCTGACGCCCGGGAAGGAGACGCCGATCCCGGCAACGCAAGCGGACAGAATGTGGATTCCTGACTTCCAGCTGCTGGACCTCGAGGGAGGGCGGCCCAAGGTCTTGGACGAGAAGGTCATGATCACCACTGCTAACAACGCTACTTTGCCCATGTTTAACAGCATAGAGAGAG ATGTGACATACCCCGGGACAGAAAACGTCCTCACAATGACTCGTCAATTCAACGCGAAGTTCACCTGTTTATTCAATCTCCACGTCTACCCCTTTGACAAGCAAGAGTGCAGCATCAACCTCCGGCTTTCCCGCGCTTACCAGGACCGAGTCAGCTTCTCGCGCGAGGGCTGGAGAGGGAGCTACACCGGACCAAAGGAACTCGCTCTCTACACGGTCAAAGGCGTGGCGTTCCGAACCACGAACGACCCTCGAAATGAACTTAGTCTCGGTTTCGAACTCCATCGCCGACAGGGAGTGATCCTGCTCTCGACCTTCGTACCGTCGGTGTTGCTCTTGCTGGTGAGCTGGGCTGCGCTCTTCCTCAAGGATTTGAACGTGAGTGCGAATCTGTCTCTCACGAACCTCCTGGTGCTCTATACTCTCTTTTCCAATTTGCTTCGTTCCGTCCCCGACACCGCCGCCGTCAAGATGATCGACATTTGGTTCTTCTTCGCCATAAGCCTTCTCTTCCTCAACATCATGGTGATAATCTTCATCGACTACGCCGCCAGCTTCTTCCTGCACGCCCAGGTGGGAAAGAGTGCCAAAGACACAAGTCTCGAAAAGAAACGCGAGAGGATTATGTCTCTGTATAGATCGGTGATTCCTCTTGCGTTCTCGGTTTTTAATGTTACTTATTGGTGGTTAGTAGTATTTGTATACAATTAA
- the LOC125040738 gene encoding uncharacterized protein LOC125040738 isoform X1 encodes MYVTTHFPTVILLYHVPWLTIFLLLRKIIPVLNVYTISLSQGVGTEVFSPRGLSPVIARQMLKAVLWLEAVMLLVVAGTTAVEARPEDALSRVVGVQQGLWTVPSNQVFLRYNFSVRESEPVPTLFNYTICYWIRGERSSSLFVHVSYAVSDLDANNILLYQGHDRLLAFINGVYQSSSQAREFPFVAGVWHHLCHVVEEEDYAVYWGGKEFLSGSLVGVPGAPLNGSLVIGQEQDRYGGKFDRYQALFGEIGQLNIWDRRLSLAEMAHMAACRSSDRGNVFSLDTADMEVVGNVSDTRVELGHFCRETVHYVVLPEWLTFASALALCRLIGGTMPAPSSSHGNDVLLKNAEPFMDSCAPESNWKYWLGIVKQKESDTWVNVESGEEVHYLNFAKPYPMRGDLYQCVVLLDDGTWANHRCSLKKCAMCHLPTPSLLYLRGFCFDIDYQRKFRVDKYFGGRLVFRGHEDLFIFWSEGDESWRLHDMDRNVTVARTEQVGRNSYPVGTHRWVAVEQVCDMQKGSVFEMILSKCTDDLFVCSSGDCIERSLRCNLWNDCSDGSDEENCDVVAIGSSYQPHLPPRGPTDAALTLTPTVTLSRIAKIDEIAMSVTLEFFVTLAWRDERLSFRHLTPGKETPIPATQADRMWIPDFQLLDLEGGRPKVLDEKVMITTANNATLPMFNSIERDVTYPGTENVLTMTRQFNAKFTCLFNLHVYPFDKQECSINLRLSRAYQDRVSFSREGWRGSYTGPKELALYTVKGVAFRTTNDPRNELSLGFELHRRQGVILLSTFVPSVLLLLVSWAALFLKDLNVSANLSLTNLLVLYTLFSNLLRSVPDTAAVKMIDIWFFFAISLLFLNIMVIIFIDYAASFFLHAQVGKSAKDTSLEKKRERIMSLYRSVIPLAFSVFNVTYWWLVVFVYN; translated from the exons ATGTATGTAACTACGCACTTCCCCACGGTAATATTGTTATACCACGTACCTTGGCTCACTATTTTCCTATTGTTGAGAAAGATCATCCCTGTCTTAAACGTTTACACTATCAGTCTCTCCCAGGGTGTAGGAACAGAAGTATTCAGTCCAAGAGGTCTCTCTCCTGTTATAGCAAG GCAGATGCTGAAGGCAGTTCTGTGGTTGGAAGCAGTAATGCTGTTAGTGGTGGCAGGGACAACAGCGGTTGAag CGAGACCGGAGGACGCCCTCAGCCGAGTGGTAGGCGTGCAACAAGGGCTCTGGACTGTGCCATCCAACCAGGTGTTCCTACGTTACAACTTCTCCGTGCGAGAGAGCGAGCCTGTCCCGACGCTTTTCAATTATACCATCTGCTACTGGATCAG AGGAGAAAGATCCTCGTCACTTTTCGTCCACGTTTCCTATGCCGTGAGTGATCTGGATGCCAACAACATTCTACTGT ATCAAGGACACGACCGACTCCTCGCTTTCATCAACGGCGTCTACCAGAGCAGTTCACAGGCACGCGAGTTCCCATTCGTGGCCGGCGTCTGGCATCACCTGTGCCATGTGGTAGAGGAAGAGGACTATGCCGTTTactggggagggaag GAATTTTTGAGCGGGTCATTAGTAGGTGTTCCTGGAGCGCCGCTGAATGGAAGTCTGGTCATTGgccaagaacaagacagatatGGCGGAAAATTCGATAGGTATCAG GCTCTGTTCGGGGAAATCGGTCAGCTCAACATCTGGGATCGACGGCTGTCACTCGCGGAGATGGCGCATATGGCGGCATGTCGCAGTTCAGACCGAGGAAACGTTTTCAGCTTGGACACGGCGGACATGGAGGTTGTTGGAAACGTTTCGGACACGAGGGTGGAGCTCGGCCACTTTTGCAG GGAGACGGTACACTATGTTGTGCTGCCCGAGTGGCTAACTTTCGCGTCAGCCCTGGCGCTGTGCCGGCTCATTGGGGGCACCATGCCAGCGCCGTCCTCAAGCCACGGCAATGACGTCCTTCTCAAGAACGCCGAGCCCTTCATGGACAGCTGCGCACCTGAATCGAATTGGAAATACTGGCTCGGGATTGTCAAACAGAAGGAGAGCGACACTTGGGTCAATGTAGAGAGCGGCGAGGAGGTGCACTACCTCAACTTTGCAAAGCCGTATCCAATGAGGGGCGATCTATACCAATGCGTGGTGCTCTTAGACGATGGCACTTGGGCGAATCACCGGTGCAGCCTCAAGAAATGCGCGATGTGCCACCTCCCGACTCCCAGTCTTCTGTACCTCAGGGGCTTCTGCTTCGACATAGATTATCAGAGGAAATTCCGGGTGGATAAGTATTTCGGCGGGCGTCTGGTGTTCCGCGGCCATGAGGATCTTTTCATCTTCTGGAGCGAAGGAGACGAATCGTGGCGCTTGCATGACATGGACCGGAATGTGACCGTGGCTCGAACGGAGCAAGTCGGACGCAACAGCTATCCTGTGGGGACTCATCGCTGGGTGGCCGTCGAGCAGGTCTGCGACATGCAGAAGGGAAGTGTTTTTGAAATGATTCTGTCAAAGTGCACGGACGACCTCTTCGTGTGCTCCTCGGGAGACTGTATCGAGCGAAGTCTTCGCTGTAACTTATGGAATGATTGTTCAGACGGCAGCGATGAAGAAAACTGCGACGTTGTTGCAATCGGGAGCAGTTACCAGCCCCATCTGCCTCCCCGAGGGCCCACGGACGCTGCACTCACCCTCACGCCCACTGTGACGCTGTCCCGCATTGCCAAAATCGATGAGATCGCCATGTCCGTCACGCTCGAGTTCTTCGTAACTCTTGCCTGGCGCGACGAGAGGCTCAGCTTCCGCCACCTGACGCCCGGGAAGGAGACGCCGATCCCGGCAACGCAAGCGGACAGAATGTGGATTCCTGACTTCCAGCTGCTGGACCTCGAGGGAGGGCGGCCCAAGGTCTTGGACGAGAAGGTCATGATCACCACTGCTAACAACGCTACTTTGCCCATGTTTAACAGCATAGAGAGAG ATGTGACATACCCCGGGACAGAAAACGTCCTCACAATGACTCGTCAATTCAACGCGAAGTTCACCTGTTTATTCAATCTCCACGTCTACCCCTTTGACAAGCAAGAGTGCAGCATCAACCTCCGGCTTTCCCGCGCTTACCAGGACCGAGTCAGCTTCTCGCGCGAGGGCTGGAGAGGGAGCTACACCGGACCAAAGGAACTCGCTCTCTACACGGTCAAAGGCGTGGCGTTCCGAACCACGAACGACCCTCGAAATGAACTTAGTCTCGGTTTCGAACTCCATCGCCGACAGGGAGTGATCCTGCTCTCGACCTTCGTACCGTCGGTGTTGCTCTTGCTGGTGAGCTGGGCTGCGCTCTTCCTCAAGGATTTGAACGTGAGTGCGAATCTGTCTCTCACGAACCTCCTGGTGCTCTATACTCTCTTTTCCAATTTGCTTCGTTCCGTCCCCGACACCGCCGCCGTCAAGATGATCGACATTTGGTTCTTCTTCGCCATAAGCCTTCTCTTCCTCAACATCATGGTGATAATCTTCATCGACTACGCCGCCAGCTTCTTCCTGCACGCCCAGGTGGGAAAGAGTGCCAAAGACACAAGTCTCGAAAAGAAACGCGAGAGGATTATGTCTCTGTATAGATCGGTGATTCCTCTTGCGTTCTCGGTTTTTAATGTTACTTATTGGTGGTTAGTAGTATTTGTATACAATTAA
- the LOC125040801 gene encoding uncharacterized protein LOC125040801 yields MVCHPFAVVLASLVLAAASSLSVLEKSTVFDSLQGQLDNLEESENLLKISKRHAEIHHVAKREAKVHAVYKRQASGKSRLESLQLRTALMFIEADQAADIAVALELAEVFNKINSTLQAGRGGRVDDFERRLQAIAVNVSANSVLPKDCGRSASDSGDVLRGSHPWVVSVGFKNGDRDVIGCVAVVISRYHVITNAICAATTKYDHVILKNTAYKVANRWFHPSLKSDDDVTNGHNIGIVMTESPIKFNDEVQPACLPGISDVVDPAGQGSTTLVGFEDGSSGGVTKYSWVNSKTFGSLLCFEALGSLGSSSTQNSLYTLLSRHHLCVLRPFKEAELSVAVDQDPRTGRVQVTGVGPVTDPSSNTPMAFTLTQTHTFWLELMVKNSIRLLL; encoded by the exons ATGGTTTGTCACCCCTTTGCTGTGGTCCTCGCGTCTCTGGTCCTGGCGGCGGCGTCCTCCCTGTCCGTTTTAG AAAAGTCAACGGTATTCGACTCATTGCAAGGACAGCTGGATAACCTGGAG gAATCCGAGAACTTATTAAAGATAAGTAAGAGACACGCTGAGATACATCATGTTGCAAAG cgGGAAGCAAAAGTACATGCCGTTTACAAGCGCCAGGCATCAGGCAAGTCACGACTTGAG TCGCTGCAGTTAAGAACAGCGCTGATGTTCATCGAGGCCGACCAGGCAGCGGACATCGCCGTTGCACTCGAGCTGGCCGAGGTCTTCAACAAGATCAACAGCACACTGCAAGCAGGCCGAGGCGGCAGAGTCGATGACTTCGAACGACGCCTCCAGGCCATTGCAGTCAACGTCAGTGCCAACAGCGTGCTGCCGAAGGACTGCGGAAGG AGTGCCTCCGACAGCGGTGACGTCCTTCGCGGGTCCCATCCATGGGTCGTGAGCGTCGGATTCAAGAATGGAGACAGGGACGTTATTGGCTGCGTTGCCGTTGTTATCAGCCGCTATCACGTCATAACAAATGCTATCTGTGCTGCTACGACCAAGTA TGACCACGTAATCTTGAAAAACACGGCCTACAAAGTTGCCAATAGATGGTTCCACCCTAGTCTGAAAAGCGATGATGACGTCACCAATGGCCACAACATCGGCATCGTCATGACAGAATCGCCTATCAAATTTAacg ACGAGGTGCAGCCAGCTTGTTTGCCCGGAATCTCCGACGTAGTGGACCCGGCTGGGCAGGGGTCCACCACGCTCGTCGGGTTCGAGGATGGAAGCAGTGGAG GCGTGACAAAGTACTCGTGGGTCAACTCCAAGACGTTCGGCTCCCTCCTTTGCTTCGAGGCCCTTGGCTCCCTCGGAAGCAGCAGCACTCAGAATTCGCTCTACACCCTCCTTTCCAGACACCACCTGTGCGTGTTGAGGCCTTTCAAGGAG GCTGAATTATCCGTGGCCGTGGACCAGGACCCAAGGACAGGTCGCGTCCAGGTCACCGGCGTAGGACCCGTCACTGACCCGAGCAGCAATACTCCAATGGCTTTTactctcactcagacacacacgttCTGGCTCGAGCTCATGGTCAAGAATTCCATCAGGCTTTTGCTCTGA